Genomic window (Chloroflexota bacterium):
TCCATTGTCTCCGGCGACAGGAGGACTGTCACCCGCATGGTGATCGCGCCCGCCGCGGCCACGTTCATCGACACCGCGGCCGCCGCCGTCTCATCCGGCAGGTCCGCAATGATGTACAGGTCGTCCGCCCCAAATCCGTAATAGAACGATTCCATCTTGCCGCCCACTGCCGCAAACATCTGCTCGAACATCGCCCGGCGGCCGGTCCCTCCCTCTTTCAACACCCCGGCTATGCCGGAGGGCGTGTAGTCTGCGGTGAACAGGTACTTTGGCATGGACATCCTCCGCTTCTGTGATGGCCCAAGGCTAGCAGCCTCTTCCGGCAGCGGTCAACATGTTCGCGTGTTGCCGCTCGTCGCCTGCTACAGGGATGCACGTTATGGCATGGCGGGTGGCGTGGTCAGCGGCGCTCCCCTACTTCGCGTTCACCCGGTCATACAACTCCACCACCTCGCCGGGCGGCCGAGGCGTCAGGAGGGTCACGGCGATAGACGCCGCCATCGAGATGGCGAAGGAGGGCGTGGCGGGCGCGATGTCCCACCCCCCGCCCGGGCCGCCGCCGGCGAACTGCCACAGCGTCGCCGCCAGCGTCCCGATCACGACGGCCGTCCCCGCGC
Coding sequences:
- a CDS encoding GYD domain-containing protein; the protein is MPKYLFTADYTPSGIAGVLKEGGTGRRAMFEQMFAAVGGKMESFYYGFGADDLYIIADLPDETAAAAVSMNVAAAGAITMRVTVLLSPETMDEAGKMSVNYRAPGA